The nucleotide sequence GAGCTTCCAGCCCACGTCGCGCCTCGGGCGTTTCCGCCGCGACGAAAGCCATCTTCGGCGCGGAACCGACTTGGGAAGCCGGGCGGTTCACAGTGGTGTTGGCGGGAGAGAGACCGGACGGCATGTTGGCACCCATCGTCTTTTCGACCGCCGCAGTATAGCCTCTCGCGAGCTTGAGACCATGTCAGCTTGAAACCGGGCCAGGGAGCCATCGAATGCGCGGAATCTTTTGGGTTTTCGGATTGACCCTGCTGCTAGCGGGCGGACTGGCGGAGCCGGCGGCAGCGCAAGAGCTGGATGATCGACACATCGGCTACTACTACCCGCACCCGCAGACTTACGAGACCTTCGTGTCGCGCGGTCGGCCCCTGCCCCAGGCCAGCCGGCAGATGCGCGTCGGCTTCGTGGTCGGCTACACCACCAGCCAGCTGGAACTGCCCTACCCGCCCGAATTCGTGCTTTATGCCAAGGGGGCCGAGGCACAGAAGCTGATCATCGCCTCACTGGACGACGACCGCATGAACACGCTCTACCGGGCCCGCGCGGTTCTGGCGATGATGACGGCGGTCGCCCGCACCATGCCGATCTTCGTGGAGAACGGCGTGGAAGACAGCTTTACCTTCTTCGACCTGGCGAAACTTTTGGGTTTCGAGCAGATCACGGTCACCGACGGGCGCGACTTCGCACACCAGGTTACTCTCGACTAGGCCCAGAACCGGAACTACCCGGTCGACGAGGCTTGACGGAGATTTGCAGACGCTCGAGGTGCAAGAAATGCGGCCCTCGGTTTGCGCAGGCAGT is from Algihabitans albus and encodes:
- a CDS encoding molybdopterin-guanine dinucleotide biosynthesis protein A; protein product: MRGIFWVFGLTLLLAGGLAEPAAAQELDDRHIGYYYPHPQTYETFVSRGRPLPQASRQMRVGFVVGYTTSQLELPYPPEFVLYAKGAEAQKLIIASLDDDRMNTLYRARAVLAMMTAVARTMPIFVENGVEDSFTFFDLAKLLGFEQITVTDGRDFAHQVTLD